The sequence below is a genomic window from Clostridium putrefaciens.
CCCGTTTCTATTATAGTGGTACATATAATCATATCTATTTCACCACTCATAAAACCTATCATTACCTTTTCTAGCTCTCTTTCGGTCATTTGTCCGTGAGCTACTGCCATTTTAACTTCAGGAAGCAACTTTTGTAGGTACCCAGCCATATTTTTAATGTCCTCTACCCTGTTGTACACAAAATAAACTTGGCCCTTTCTATTTACTTCACGTAATACAGCATCTCGTATAAGCTGCTCATTATATTCTACTACGTAAGTTTGGATAGGGTAGCGCTCTTGTGGGGGTGTTTCTATTACACTTATGTCCCTTACTCCTGTAAGCGACATATGAAGTGTTCTAGGTATAGGTGTAGCACTTAATGTTAGTACATCTAAATTCTTTTTCATATTTTTCATTTTTTCTTTATGTGTTACTCCAAATCTTTGTTCTTCATCAACTACAAGAAGACCTAGATCTTTAAATTCCACATCTTTTGATATTAACCTATGGGTTCCTATTAATAAATCTACATTACCTTGTTTTAACGCTGTTAATGTAGCCTTTTGCTCAGCTGCTGACCTAAACCTACTTACCATATCAATATTAATTGGGAAATCAGAGAACCTTTTTACCATGTTTTTAAAATGTTGATCTGCAAGAATAGTAGTTGGAACTAAAAAGGCTACTTGCTTTCCATCCATGATTGCTTTAAATGCTGCTCTCACAGCGACCTCTGTCTTTCCATAACCCACATCCCCACATAAAAGCCTATCCATGGGCTTTCCTGATTCCATATCCTTCTTTATTTCTTGCAAAGAAGTGAGCTGATCCGGTGTTTCTTCATATTCAAATTCTTCTTCAAATTGCTTTTGCCAAACCGTATCTTTTGAATATTTATATCCTTTAAGTTTAGATCTTTCAGCATATAGCTTAACCAGGTCTTGTGCTATTTCATCTATAGAAGCTCTAACCTTATTCTTAGCTTTAGTCCATTCCGTTCCTCCAAGCTTGCTTACCCTTGGAGACTTCCCTTCACTACCTATATACTTTTGTACCATATCTAGCTGTTCTACAGGAACGTAAAGCTTATCTTCTTTATCGTAACTTATATCTAAATAGTCCTTTATACGTCCTTGAACTTCTATTTGTTTTATTCCTTTATATACACCTATTCCATGATTTACATGAACAACGTAGTCACCTAAATTTAACTCAGAAAAACTTTTTAATTTTCCAACACCCTTTTTATTAGAGGACTTTTTCTTTGTTTTACGTTTAGCTTCACCAAAAACCTCTCTATCTGAAATCAAACATACCTTAAGCTCTGGATACTCAAATCCTTTAATTTGATTCCCAAAGGTAACTACAACCTCACCATACTCAATCTTCGATACTATATCTTTATACGAACTTTCAATGCCTTTATCTCTTAAAGCTTCTACTAACCTTTCACCCCTTGGTCTTGTTCCAGAGAGTATTACAATCTTGTATCCCTTACTCTTTTTATCTTTTATATCTTCCATTAATAATTCTAGTTTTCCACCATAACTTGTTAGAGTTATCTCAGAAAAGCTTTCTATGGTCCTTGGTTTTAGGTAGTCACCAGCTTTTACAATGGAATCTAGTGTCAATACTTCTTTTGTTTCTAACTGAGATATTATATTTTCTTTAGATATCAAAAGGCTACCTTGCCTTGGAAGTATATCTCCTCTTTCTAAGAATGACTTGTAGTTTTCTTCAAACTCATAATATATACTCTCTAACTTTCCAATGGATCTTTGAATATCGTCTACTATAATTATTCCATCTTCCATAAAGTCAAAAAAGCTAGATGGCTTATCAAAAAAGTATGGTATATAACTATCAATAGTTTCAAAGTTCCAATTTTCTTTTAAAGATTCTAAATTAGAATTAACCATCGCTTTTAATTTAGCCACCATCTCCTTATGTTCTTTTCCTTTATGAGTACTTATAAAACTTTCAAGATCCTCTTTTATTAAATTATATCCTTTTTGGATTTCATCACTATTTAATATCATTTCTTTAGCTGGAAATATCTCTATTTCATCAACCTTTTCAATACTTCTTTGTGATTCTACATTAAAGCTTCTTATTGAATCAATTTCATCTCCGAAAAGCTCTATCCTAAAAGGAGTGGCGCTTATAGGTGGATAAATATCTAATATTCCTCCTCTTAAAGAAAATTGTCCTTTCCCATCTATAAGTTGCATTCTTTCATATCCTGATTGAATTAATTTCTCTGTTAGCTCCTTTGTGTTTAAAACATCTCCCACCTTGTATTTTAGATTATATTTTTTATATAATTCTATAGGCGTATATTTAGATGATAAAGCTTCTATGGATGTAACAATTACTTTCTTATTGTCACTTATCATCTCTTTTATAACCTTTAATCTTTCCCACCTAAGATCTCCTGATACTGCATCTATATTGTAGAAGACAACTTCCTTTGTAGGAAAGTAATATATTTCTGGAATATACAATGATAAATCCTCATATATATTTTTAGCTTCTAAATCGCTATGACTTATTATAAAAAAGTTCTTTTTCTTTTCCTCTTCGTATATAGCATCGATTATATATGCTTTTGAAGACTCAGACATCCCGTATAAAGATATAGGATATCTTTTTCCCTCCATGCTTTTCTTTATGTTTAAAAATTCCTTACTTTGCCTTAAAGGCTCTAATAAACCATTAAATCTCATACTTAATAACACCCCTTAAACCATAAAACCTCTATTTCTCTGCAATAAACCCATTAAATCTATTCATAGCTTCATATAGGTTTTCTTTTACTATTAATTCTACAGCTTCTATTGAAGCTTTTATTGTACTATCTATTAATATCTTATCATCTTTATAAAACTTTCCTAATACATGAGAAATAAGGTCTCCCTTAGGACACCCAACACCAATTTTTATTCTAGGAAATTCATCTGTACCTAAGCTAGATATAATACTCTTTATTCCATTGTGTCCACCTGCGCTTCCCTTAGTTCTTATTCTCATTCTTCCTATATCTATGCTTATATCGTCATAAACAACTACTATATCTTTACTATCTATCTTATAAAAGTTCACTATTTCTCTAATACTTTCTCCACTGAGATTCATATATGTGCTAGGTTTTAGCAATATACACTTCTTCCCTTCTATAAAGCCTTCTCCATACACTCCTTTAAATTTTATCCTGTTTAATGAAATATTATACTTTACAGATAAATTATCTATAAAATTAAATCCAACATTGTGTCTTGTATCTTCATATTCCTTGCCTGGATTACCTAGGCCTACTATCAAATGCATTAATATTTCCTCCATTTGTTATTATATAATCACCTATACATTTTTAAACTTTAATTCTGCTTTAATATATTATACAACAAAAGTTATTATATAATATATTAAAACAGAAATAATAAAGAGACTTTAAAGTCCCTTTATTATTTAAAACGGTTATAAAATGATTTATTGTTTTTCTGTAAGTGTTAAGCTAATTTCTAGTACACTTCCTTCTCTCCAAATCTTACAACTTATAATATCTCCTATTTTATGTCCATCTACTATGATTTGTATATCTTCCATCTTCTTAACTTCTTTACCATCTAACCCTACAATTATATCTGTAGGTCCAACACCTGCATTAAAAAGAGTTTGGCCTTGCGTAACTTCTCTTACATAAACTCCTTCTATACCTTGAGTATTAGATGAATTGTTTCTAACTATAGTTTGGCCTATAAATCCCAAGTATGGTTTTTTAACTCTACCATAACTAGTCAAAGACTCTACTATATTTTTAACCTCGTTTGAGGGTATGGAAATACCTATACCCTCTGAAGTATACTTTTTAGTAAGTTTCAAGCTGTTTATTCCTACAATTTCACCTATAGAGTTACATAATGCTCCTCCAGTATTGTAATTATTTATATTTGCATCTGTTTTCACTATTTTATAAAGTCTTTTTTCTCCTGTATTGGGGTCTAAAAAGTCAATTTTTTTATTAATCACACTTACAATACCCATGGTTACAGTATCTGCCATATCCTCACCTAAAGGGTTGCCTACAGCAATAGCTAGGTCTCCAACTCTTATCCTTTCAGAATCACCAAATCTAGCATAAGGAAGATTATCTAAGTCTACTTTTATAACAGCTAAATCCGAAGCCTTATCTTTTCCTATAATCTTAGCTTTAATTGGTTTGGATCCATAACTTGATAACTTAACATATACAGGTTCTGCATCCTCTAACAAAAAAGAGTTAGTAACAATATATCCACTTTTATCTATTATTATACCTGAGCCCATATTTGAGGTTACGTCATTTTGCAGAAAGCTTTCAGGATTACTACTAACCCCTACTATAATACCGCTTAATCCTTCTACAACCTTATTTATATCATTCTTAGGTACAAATTCTTTTACTTTATCATCCTTTACCTCTTGCTTATTAGAGTAAATAACCGAACTATTATTCCTATTATTAACCACATTTTTATATTTATTTTCAATCATATAGGAGGCAGTTATAGCTCCAGAAATGGCCGCAACAACTATCACTAAAACACCTTTACAAAGACCTTCTAATCTTTTTCTTCTTTTGTTTTGTCTTATATTTATCTCACCGTGTTGATTACAGTTCTCCTCTAATAGGTGTTGATCTTTTTGCTTTAGACCTTGGTTTAAACCCGCGCCTTTGTTTAGCTTTTTTCTCCTGTCCATAAAGCACCTCCTATACCCTTAAGTAATTATACTTAAATCTTTTAAATTAAGTATGAACAAAATATTATGTTTCGATTATATCTTTATATTTATTTGAATTCAACTATACTCTAGTTAGTGTAAAAATAAATGTTACTCCTTGATCCTTTACCTTATTTTCTACCCATATGTCTTCTCCTAGTTGTGATAATATATTTCTAGCTATAGGCAATCCCAATCCTGTACTAATTTTAGATGTCCTTGCTTTATCAGATTTATAAAACCTATCCCATATCCTTCTTAATTCATTCTCCTCAATATTAGGTCCATCATTGAATACAGATACTAGAAGCTTATCCCCTTTTATCTTAGTTGATAATTTTATATTACCTCCATCAGGTACATACTTTATAGAATTATCTATAAGATTAGTTAATACTTGAATAATTCTATCTCTATCACCCTCAACATACAAATGTTCATCTTGCAATAGCACATCAACTTTTAATTTCTTATCATTAATTTTTGGTTCAAATTTTATAATGCATAATTTTATAATTTCATTTATATCAATTTCTGTTACTCTTAAAGAAAACTTTCCTGATTCCATAGCTGCTAAATCCAAAAGGTCATTTACAAGTCTAGTCAGTCTTTGAACCTCATCATATGCTATTTGTAGATAATGATTTTCTTTATCTTTAGGTATTACACCATCTAATATCCCTCCAATAAAACCCTTTATGGATGTTATTGGTGATCTAAGTTCATGTGAAACATTAGACATGAAGTCTCTCCTATTTTTCTCTACCTTTTCTAATGAATCTGCCATAGTATTAAAGGACTCTGCAAGCTCTCCAATTTCGTCATTAGAATCTATTATAACCCGCTTTTCTACCTCACCTTTAGATATCTTTCTTGCCACAGCATTTATTTTAGATAAAGGGTTTATTATTATCTTTTGAGAAAAGTAATATATTATTATACTAGTTATAATTACAGAAAATATAGCACCTAACCATATTATTGAATATACCTTTTTTATAGGAGCCTTTATTTGCTCTATTGGTGTATACATTAATATTACCCCTCTAAAACTTTCCCCAGAAAATATGGGTTTCATATAAATGTAAGAAGGTTTATCCACTATGTTTTCATAGGTACCTCTTTTTTCTATAGTCTTTCCAAATCTTAACTCATCCATTTCTTTTAAGTCTAAGCTGTTTGCCACTATATCTTTGTATTTAACATTAGAAACCGCGTAAACATAACCCAAACTATCGGCTATCAATATATCTGAGTTTAATAAGTCCCCTATAAAGCTCATCTCATTTTCTAGTTTAGTTACTGATAGAGTATTTTTATCACCTAAACTATTTACTGCAGATGTTGCAATTCTGTCTCCTTGCATATCTAATTGATTTTTTCTTTGCTCAAAATAATAGTTTTCAAACCAAAATGAAAGGATTGTAGCAACTAGAATAAACATAATTGCTACAATAAATGTAAATGCCGCTATCATTTTGGACACAAGGCTATTTTTAATCATTTATTTCACCTCAAATTTATATCCAACACCCCAAACAGTTTCTAGTTGCCAATTAGGTCCACCATGAAGTTTTTCCCTTAATCTTTTTATATGAACATCTACTG
It includes:
- a CDS encoding S1C family serine protease; translated protein: MDRRKKLNKGAGLNQGLKQKDQHLLEENCNQHGEINIRQNKRRKRLEGLCKGVLVIVVAAISGAITASYMIENKYKNVVNNRNNSSVIYSNKQEVKDDKVKEFVPKNDINKVVEGLSGIIVGVSSNPESFLQNDVTSNMGSGIIIDKSGYIVTNSFLLEDAEPVYVKLSSYGSKPIKAKIIGKDKASDLAVIKVDLDNLPYARFGDSERIRVGDLAIAVGNPLGEDMADTVTMGIVSVINKKIDFLDPNTGEKRLYKIVKTDANINNYNTGGALCNSIGEIVGINSLKLTKKYTSEGIGISIPSNEVKNIVESLTSYGRVKKPYLGFIGQTIVRNNSSNTQGIEGVYVREVTQGQTLFNAGVGPTDIIVGLDGKEVKKMEDIQIIVDGHKIGDIISCKIWREGSVLEISLTLTEKQ
- the pth gene encoding aminoacyl-tRNA hydrolase — translated: MHLIVGLGNPGKEYEDTRHNVGFNFIDNLSVKYNISLNRIKFKGVYGEGFIEGKKCILLKPSTYMNLSGESIREIVNFYKIDSKDIVVVYDDISIDIGRMRIRTKGSAGGHNGIKSIISSLGTDEFPRIKIGVGCPKGDLISHVLGKFYKDDKILIDSTIKASIEAVELIVKENLYEAMNRFNGFIAEK
- the mfd gene encoding transcription-repair coupling factor, coding for MRFNGLLEPLRQSKEFLNIKKSMEGKRYPISLYGMSESSKAYIIDAIYEEEKKKNFFIISHSDLEAKNIYEDLSLYIPEIYYFPTKEVVFYNIDAVSGDLRWERLKVIKEMISDNKKVIVTSIEALSSKYTPIELYKKYNLKYKVGDVLNTKELTEKLIQSGYERMQLIDGKGQFSLRGGILDIYPPISATPFRIELFGDEIDSIRSFNVESQRSIEKVDEIEIFPAKEMILNSDEIQKGYNLIKEDLESFISTHKGKEHKEMVAKLKAMVNSNLESLKENWNFETIDSYIPYFFDKPSSFFDFMEDGIIIVDDIQRSIGKLESIYYEFEENYKSFLERGDILPRQGSLLISKENIISQLETKEVLTLDSIVKAGDYLKPRTIESFSEITLTSYGGKLELLMEDIKDKKSKGYKIVILSGTRPRGERLVEALRDKGIESSYKDIVSKIEYGEVVVTFGNQIKGFEYPELKVCLISDREVFGEAKRKTKKKSSNKKGVGKLKSFSELNLGDYVVHVNHGIGVYKGIKQIEVQGRIKDYLDISYDKEDKLYVPVEQLDMVQKYIGSEGKSPRVSKLGGTEWTKAKNKVRASIDEIAQDLVKLYAERSKLKGYKYSKDTVWQKQFEEEFEYEETPDQLTSLQEIKKDMESGKPMDRLLCGDVGYGKTEVAVRAAFKAIMDGKQVAFLVPTTILADQHFKNMVKRFSDFPINIDMVSRFRSAAEQKATLTALKQGNVDLLIGTHRLISKDVEFKDLGLLVVDEEQRFGVTHKEKMKNMKKNLDVLTLSATPIPRTLHMSLTGVRDISVIETPPQERYPIQTYVVEYNEQLIRDAVLREVNRKGQVYFVYNRVEDIKNMAGYLQKLLPEVKMAVAHGQMTERELEKVMIGFMSGEIDMIICTTIIETGMDIKNVNTMIVYDSDKMGLSQLYQLRGRVGRTNRIAYSYFTYKKDKILTEVAEKRLKALKEFTALGSGFKIAMRDLEIRGAGNMMGSSQHGHMAAIGYDLYCRMLEDTISLIKDEIDKEPVETAIDLKVDAYIPNDYIENEMQKIGIYKKIASIDNKDDVYDIMEELEDRFSYIVQPVNNLINISYIRSLGKILKIEDIKEKGEEVVYQFDKKENLNEDLIKGLMSKYNKKIIFKFGEKPAFSYKLSMVKREDMLEEFKNLLEYMVIIKNDLSKKVENADKE
- a CDS encoding sensor histidine kinase, yielding MKNSLVSKMIAAFTFIVAIMFILVATILSFWFENYYFEQRKNQLDMQGDRIATSAVNSLGDKNTLSVTKLENEMSFIGDLLNSDILIADSLGYVYAVSNVKYKDIVANSLDLKEMDELRFGKTIEKRGTYENIVDKPSYIYMKPIFSGESFRGVILMYTPIEQIKAPIKKVYSIIWLGAIFSVIITSIIIYYFSQKIIINPLSKINAVARKISKGEVEKRVIIDSNDEIGELAESFNTMADSLEKVEKNRRDFMSNVSHELRSPITSIKGFIGGILDGVIPKDKENHYLQIAYDEVQRLTRLVNDLLDLAAMESGKFSLRVTEIDINEIIKLCIIKFEPKINDKKLKVDVLLQDEHLYVEGDRDRIIQVLTNLIDNSIKYVPDGGNIKLSTKIKGDKLLVSVFNDGPNIEENELRRIWDRFYKSDKARTSKISTGLGLPIARNILSQLGEDIWVENKVKDQGVTFIFTLTRV